From Verrucomicrobiota bacterium JB022, one genomic window encodes:
- a CDS encoding zinc-binding dehydrogenase produces MRAAVLKGPRQWVLEEVPVPEPKADEVLIRMEGCGVCGSNLPIWEGRDWFQYPVKAGNPGHEGWGYVAAVGEDVTEWQVGDRVTALTYHAFAPYDLAHRSQVIALPESLDGRPMPGEPLGCAINVFRRARIFATDTVVVIGSGFLGTLLVSLCARAGARVAAVSRRESALEFAKEYGAEFTVRDTGDGQDVTKQLHEWAGSQGVSVVIEATGAAGPIDLATNLLKERGRMVIAGFHQDGLRQVNLQQWNWLGLDVINAHERDPLIYLDGMKRAVELQALEGLDPRRLYTHTFALEDIQQAFETMHERPEGFMKALVLMNS; encoded by the coding sequence GGGCCGCGGCAATGGGTGCTGGAAGAAGTCCCCGTGCCCGAACCGAAGGCCGATGAAGTCCTCATCCGCATGGAGGGTTGCGGCGTCTGCGGCTCCAACCTGCCGATCTGGGAAGGGCGCGACTGGTTCCAGTATCCAGTCAAGGCTGGCAACCCGGGCCATGAAGGTTGGGGCTATGTCGCAGCCGTGGGGGAAGACGTAACCGAGTGGCAAGTCGGCGATCGTGTGACTGCGCTCACCTATCATGCTTTTGCTCCGTACGACCTTGCCCACCGCAGCCAGGTTATCGCCTTGCCGGAGTCGCTCGACGGTCGCCCCATGCCGGGAGAACCGCTGGGCTGCGCGATCAACGTCTTCCGCCGCGCCCGCATTTTTGCCACTGACACGGTGGTGGTGATCGGCAGCGGCTTCCTCGGCACGTTGCTGGTCTCGCTTTGCGCCCGGGCTGGCGCCCGAGTGGCAGCCGTCAGTCGTCGCGAGTCGGCGCTGGAATTTGCCAAGGAATACGGGGCGGAATTTACGGTACGCGATACGGGAGACGGCCAGGACGTGACCAAACAGCTGCACGAGTGGGCTGGCAGCCAAGGGGTGAGCGTCGTTATCGAAGCCACAGGTGCCGCCGGCCCAATCGACCTCGCCACCAATCTGCTGAAGGAGCGGGGCCGCATGGTCATTGCCGGCTTCCACCAGGACGGGCTGCGCCAAGTCAACCTCCAGCAGTGGAACTGGCTGGGGCTCGACGTGATCAACGCCCATGAGCGCGATCCGCTGATCTACCTCGACGGCATGAAGCGTGCGGTGGAGCTGCAGGCGTTGGAAGGTCTCGACCCCCGTCGCCTTTACACCCACACCTTCGCGCTGGAAGACATCCAGCAGGCGTTCGAGACCATGCATGAGCGGCCTGAAGGCTTTATGAAGGCGCTCGTCTTGATGAATTCCTAG